In Oenanthe melanoleuca isolate GR-GAL-2019-014 chromosome 10, OMel1.0, whole genome shotgun sequence, a single window of DNA contains:
- the AFG2B gene encoding ribosome biogenesis protein SPATA5L1 has protein sequence MRGASCQRASGSAALRPVRSPPGVPAVGRQCRAAAVRRAVAEREPRGERGAVSKEPMGPRRAGGLLPSLTEAAMEAAVLKLLPLDPGDEGTQRCRLGPAALSLLGARIGAPLRISVPGGCCVCTAWPRHDLADGYLQADLSCSTAGLAARHLRGLSLSLGRLQLLPYGQLRTATVRVVLKSAALKKSTPRALLQETITELLRNVYVLPRYVITVTPSPENPVVYIEILSASPLNEGAGLITPQTSIKIKEVIPLEWYRHLSEDTAKTSVAGLDDVGKSLKEMIDLPFRFPKTFKKLGLSVPNGVLLIGPPGVGKTLMVKSVAKELGAYLFGISGPALHGSRPGEGEENLRRVFEKGREMANEGPTILFFDEIDSLCPKRGSSNNAPEDRIVAQLLTLLDGVGSEGKMIIVAATNRPDALDPALRRPGRFDREVIIGTPTVTQRRSILQLLTSDMPISAEVDLAKLAEMTTGYVGADLTALCREAAMQAVSHSSLDSAKTETMISMGDFQEAFKKIQPSSFRSAVGLTECKPVTWEQIGGLEDVKLKLKQSIEWPMKFPEAFARMGLSHPKGILLYGPSGCAKTTLVKAVATSCHCSFLSVSGADLFSPYVGDSEKILSQVFRQARANTPAIIFLDEIDSILGSRAHCRTGHGVSERVISVLLNELDGVGLKVTERRGGKLQLEAQCQEQSDEERKLEFQETLNKDFMVVAATNRPDMLDDALLRPGRLDKMIYIPPPDLKGRLSILKICTKKIPLDTDVSLQDVAALTDLFSGADIENLCKEAALLALQENGLEATAVKQDHFVKSLKIVKPSLNIKDLEFYEKFSNQELAS, from the exons ATGCGCGGGGCCTCCTGTCAGCGCGCGAGCGGCTCGGCTGCGCTCCGGCCCGTCCGGTCCCCGCCCGGGGTGCCTGCCGTGGGTCGGCAGTGCCGGGCGGCCGCGGTGCGCCGAGCTGTGGCGGAGCGAGAGCCCCGCGGAGAGCGAGGCGCAGTGAGTAAGGAGCCGATGGGCCCGCGCAGAGCAGGGGGGTTGCTGCCCTCCCTCACAGAGGCAGCGATGGAGGCGGCGGTCTTAAAGCTGCTGCCGCTGGACCCGGGAGATGAGGGCACCCAGCGGTGCCGGTTGGGACCTGCCGCGCTGTCCTTGCTGGGAGCCAGGATCGGCGCCCCGCTGAGGATCTCCGTGCCCGGcggctgctgtgtgtgcacgGCGTGGCCCCGGCACGACCTGGCGGACGGGTACTTGCAGGCCGACCTCAGCTGCAGCAcggcggggctggcggcgcgGCACCTGCGCGGCCTCTCGCTGAGCCTGGGccggctgcagctgctgccctaCGGACAGCTGCGGACAGCCACGGTGAGAGTGGTCCTCAAGAGCGCCGCGCTGAAAAAGTCGACTCCCAGAGCGCTGTTGCAGGAGACGATCACAGAACTGCTAAGAAACGTGTATGTCTTGCCTCGTTATGTTATTACTGTTACCCCAAGTCCCGAAAATCCCGTGGTGTATATTGAAATACTGTCTGCATCTCCTTTGAATGAGGGAGCTGGATTGATAACTCCTCAAACAAGCATAAAAATTAAGGAGGTGATCCCTTTAGAATGGTACAGACATCTTTCAGAAGACACTGCAAAAACTTCAGTTGCAGGACTGGATGATGTGGGGAAGTCTTTGAAAGAAATGATTGATCTTCCTTTCCGCTTTCCAAAAACTTTCAAGAAGCTGGGTCTTTCTGTCCCTAACGGAGTGCTATTAATTGGACCCCCAGGTGTGGGGAAAACTCTCATGGTAAAGTCAGTAGCCAAAGAGCTGGGTGCATATCTGTTCGGCATCAGTGGCCCAGCCCTCCACGGTTCAAGACCAGGAGAAGGTGAAGAGAATTTGCGAAGAGTCTTTGAAAAGGGCAGAGAGATGGCAAACGAGGGCCCAACCATTCTCTTTTTTGATGAGATTGATTCTTTATGCCCAAAGCGAGGAAGTTCAAATAATGCTCCTGAAGATCGTATTGTTGCTCAGCTGCTGACGCTGCTGGATGGAGTAGGGAGTGAGGGGAAGATGATCATTGTGGCAGCCACCAACAGGCCTGATGCCTTAGACCCTGCACTGAGAAGACCTGGCAGATTTGACAGAGAG GTTATTATTGGGACCCCAACAGTTACACAGAGAAGATCCATCCTGCAGTTGCTTACATCTGATATGCCCATTTCTGCAGAGGTTGATTTGGCTAAGCTGGCAGAAATGACAACTGGGTATGTTGGAGCTGACCTTACAGCActctgcagagaagctgctatgcaggctgtgtcccacagctctTTG gattcaGCTAAAACTGAAACCATGATTAGCATGGGAGATTTCcaagaagcttttaaaaaaattcaaccaTCCTCTTTTCGAAGTGCAGTTGGACTAACAGAGTGTAAGCCTGTGACTTGGGAGCAAATTGGTGGGCTTGAAGATGTGAAATTGAAGTTAAAACAG AGTATTGAGTGGCCTATGAAATTTCCTGAGGCATTTGCCAGGATGGGCCTGTCTCATCCCAAGGGTATTCTTCTCTATGGGCCATCTGGCTGTGCCAAAACCACGCTGGTGAAGGCTGTGGCCACAAGTTGTCACTGTTCCTTCCTCTCTGTAAGTGGTGCTGACCTATTCTCACCTTATGTTGGAGATTCAGAGAAGATTTTGTCTCAG GTTTTTCGCCAAGCAAGAGCAAATACTCCAGCAATAATATTTCTAGATGAGATTGATTCTATCTTGGGATCTCGGGCACACTGCAGAACTGGCCACGGTGTCTCAGAGAGGGttatttctgttcttctcaATGAATTGGATGGGGTTGGGCTGAAAGTTACAGAAAGAAGAGGAGGCAAGCTACAGCTTGAGGCCCAGTGCCAAGAACAAAGTGACGAGGAAAGAAAG CTAGAGTTTCAGGAAACTTTGAACAAAGATTTCATGGTAGTTGCTGCAACAAATAGACCAGATATGTTGGATGATGCCTTACTCCGTCCTGGAAGGCTGGACAAGATGATCTACATTCCACCTCCAGATCTGAAG GGCAGACTCTCCATTTTGAAAATCTGcaccaaaaaaattccattagATACTGATGTGTCATTACAAGATGTGGCAGCCCTAACAGATCTCTTCTCTGGAGCTGATATTGAAAATCTGTGCAAAGAG gctgCTTTGTTGGCATTGCAAGAGAATGGACTTGAAGCAACTGCTGTAAAACAGGATCATTTTGTGAAATCGTTGAAGATTGTAAAACCATCTTTAAACATAAAAGACTTGGAGTTTTATGAAAAATTCTCTAATCAAGAATTAGCCTCTTGA
- the C10H15orf48 gene encoding normal mucosa of esophagus-specific gene 1 protein, with amino-acid sequence MTLWPLGGALCLPSAPQGSRSAGRARLGTGTGTGPGTAPAPPSASLSEHRQSVRPCPSAGAAKMGKGIWQTLKRQKELIPLLGILSTAATGAVSFCIYSLLSKSDVIIRKIGSSEPWEKVDPTKPQKLVTINQKWEPVEELEMVKKLTK; translated from the exons ATGACGCTCTGGCCGCTGGGGGGCGCGCTGTGCCTCCCCTCAGCGCCTCAGGGCTCGAGGagcgcggggcgggcccggctCGGTACCGGTACCGGCACCGGCCCCGGTACCGCTCCGGCTCCGccctctgcctccctcagcGAGCACCGGCAGTCAGTCCGCCCGTGCCCGTCCGCAGGCGCCGCCAAGATGGGCAAGGGCATCTGGCAGACGctcaaaaggcaaaaagaa ctcaTTCCCCTGCTCGGAATATTGTCCACAGCAGCAACTGGGGCTGTCTCTTTTTGTATCTATTCCCTACTCAGCAAATCTGATGTGAT CATTCGCAAGATTGGCAGTTCAGAGCCATGGGAAAAAGTTGATCCTACCAAGCCTCAGAAG CTGGTAACAATCAATCAGAAATGGGAACCTGTAGAAGAGCTGGAAATGGTCAAAAAGCTCACAAAATGA